In the genome of Triticum urartu cultivar G1812 chromosome 5, Tu2.1, whole genome shotgun sequence, one region contains:
- the LOC125555717 gene encoding osmotin-like protein: MAKHLAFVLLVLAALAAFSSATKLTIHNLCPHPVWPLVTPNAGLPSISDNAARLDTNAILSLTFPSTFWAGRVAARTGCDDGTLPPRGCFTGDAPPSTVAQITVHDSGNLDLAAYSVSLVNGFNVPMVLSPQAGGGQCPALGCAVDLNCDCPPDNRAAEGTACHGPAGYFKNRCPLTRTTSTDVEPVPQSCRAPGELKIVLCQSSMLAAAAEDTDMVIRTVVADN, encoded by the coding sequence ATGGCCAAGCATCTCGCCTTCGTCCTCCTCGTCCTTGCCGCCCTAGCCGCCTTCTCGTCGGCGACCAAGCTGACCATCCACAACCTCTGCCCGCACCCGGTCTGGCCGCTCGTCACCCCCAACGCCGGCCTTCCCTCCATCTCCGACAATGCTGCGCGCCTCGACACCAACGCGATTCTCTCCCTCACCTTTCCGTCCACCTTCTGGGCAGGCCGCGTCGCGGCCCGCACCGGCTGCGACGACGGAACGTTGCCGCCGCGCGGGTGCTTCACGGGCGACGCGCCGCCATCCACCGTCGCGCAGATCACGGTCCACGACAGCGGGAACCTGGACCTCGCCGCGTACAGCGTCAGTCTCGTAAACGGGTTCAACGTGCCGATGGTGTTGAGTCCGCAGGCCGGCGGCGGGCAGTGTCCGGCGCTCGGCTGCGCCGTGGACCTCAACTGCGACTGCCCTCCGGACAACCGGGCCGCCGAAGGCACCGCGTGCCACGGGCCCGCGGGGTACTTCAAGAACCGTTGCCCGCTCACGAGGACGACGTCGACCGACGTGGAGCCCGTGCCGCAGAGCTGCCGCGCGCCCGGTGAGCTCAAGATCGTCCTCTGCCAGTCGTCCATGCtcgccgcggcggcggaggaTACCGACATGGTCATCCGCACTGTCGTCGCCGACAACTAG